In Sander vitreus isolate 19-12246 chromosome 4, sanVit1, whole genome shotgun sequence, the genomic stretch TAGTTTTATAGTTTCACTTTTTCTGAAAAGGTTgatttttatacatttagtttcacagtagtttgtttttgttagggcCAGGCATAACATCTCAGAAGTATGCAGCTACATatacataagaaaaaaaaatacatggttGGAGAATAGCCAGGATCTTTCATTCTAAATCTTTTGCGCTACTTTAGTGTCCGATGTGAAGTGATTACAGCACAGCACTCTCTCATGTCAAGTCCAATCTATTTCTGTGGTTCAATGTCACGAGAGTTGACGGAAATTCATGCAGTCTCCTTTTTTGAGAGACTTGACTACGGTGGGCGTCGCATTAGGTGTAGAAAAAATATGTCTAAGAAGAGATTAAAAGTGTGGCTCCATTCCATCGGGCTCGATGCACAATGCGCACGAGATGCaatatatgcaaaaaaaaaaaaaaaaagacgttgTTGCCAAGACAAATTTGATAGAACACTTGAACGTGCGTGGAATAAATTGAAGAGCAGAAAGTTGCTCAGCGTtcgaaagaagaagaagaagaacggGCCGCAGCCTACCGGTACAGAGCCTCCTTCAAAACCTCCACCATCCCAGATTACAGAGGACGGCGCTATGATGAGTGCAATTTTAGCAGGTAACCGTAAGAGAAACGTACAAATTTAGCCAATTTGAACATAGTTGTTTACTTAAGTTAACGATACTGTAATGGGTGCGGTGACTTAGCTCATTTAACATAGGTTAAGCTTTTTAAACTTGTGCTTATCTATTGGGTTGAGTGGCTAAACAGCTCGGCTATTAGCTATTAGCCGCCGTCCCGGTCCACCCTGGTGTGAGGACAACGCCAGTACGTGTCAATCCGTTCACACTGGCAGAAAGAGGAAACATGTTTAAGGAAAAGCAAGATGAGTGCCACAGGGCAGTCACCAACTTTATTGTTAAAGTTGACAAGTTGCTGCCTTTTTCTGCAGTGGAGGCTCTATGATAGATGGCAatgcatttgtatttattgataTGCTAACAGACAACTTTAAGTTGTggtaaattataaaaaaaatacatttttatgttatgAAACTGCTTTGAGTAACAATGCcaaggagctgaaaaataaaactgaagatTTGTACCATAATGTTCAGGGACGGGTATCGAGGTTAaggtatttattattataacgaTATCCAGCCCTACAGAGGACACATTTCGGGTGGAGTATCACTAGAATATGATAGTAGAGATGATAATAAATAAAGCTGTATTTGTTTGGTGTCTACAcagttttatttaattgtattctTTGTAATTATTTGTTGTTGAAACATCAGCAACATTAAATGAAATTCACTACATTTTCCATTCTCTTAAACATAAAGAGAATGGCAAATGGTGGGGATTCTAATTACTTAGCTGCTTTAGGAGACGTGTACAAACATCCCTTTAAAAATTAGACAACCGTCTGTTTTTGTCACATGGCATCTTTGAGCGACCGCGTTGAGCAGAATCCCACATATATTAAAACATGTCCGTgacatgcaaaaacacacacacacaaaaaaaaaaaaaaatgtagtcacCGGATGTTACAACACCGATAAGAGCTGAATTGGGTTTTGTACCTCTTTGAGAAGGGAACTTCAGAGTTCACGGCAATTTTACTCTTGCTCCTTTCAATGGACACCACACCTCCGCCAAGGCTTCCAGCTTTGCCGTTCACCTTGATGCGCTCCTGCAGGAACTGCTCCTGTTAAGTGCATTGGACACAGAAAGTCACATCCAGCAAGGGTTAGTAACACATAACCCTGAGAGTAACAGAAATAATTCAACATTTCTGTACCAAATGGTTTGATGTACAGTTACAAAAGAGTCTCTTTCAAGTACTGACAGGTGACACATTATGGTTGACATATCTTTTAGTTTCCATTAAAACAATGGATAATAGTGTACTTTCTTTATTCCAAATGACTGTAACCATCAAATCCAATGATTTGGGATTGATCCCCCTGATATGACCGCAGTGGttgacagctgctgctgctgttgtttaaCAGATAAGATGTCTCTTGTGTCTAAACTGGTCTACTTACAAAGTTGGCAGCATCCATGATGCCATCCTCCACAGGGTGAGTGCAGTCCAGGGTGAACTTTAGGAtctgcttcttcctcttccCACCCTGTTTCCTGACCACCTGCTTTTTCTAGCACAGAAATGGAGAATGTTACTCAAACAAGCGCAAACAACCACCATAGCATATGCAACTCTAAAACAGCTAGAGGACGCAAAAATAGCACAAGTGATTCGCCATCGTGTTTCCAAGGCGGCACACGACACCACTTTAAAATAGAGACCTCTGAATTTTGTATAATCCATACACGTTACTAGCCATGTTTCACTGCTAGCTATCGTTAGCGTTAGCCCAACGTGGCTTTAGCCTAACGTTACACAGTAAACAAagctagaaaaaaaagaggccaAAACATCCGTGGCTCCTGTAACGTTATTGCTGTAACGTTACACCGGTTACATACACTTCTGCGAGTGcaaaaaacaagttaaaataCATCGTCAGTATGCCGTTTATTTGACCATTTTACTACTCACAATCGGGGCCATGGCTGACACATTCAGCA encodes the following:
- the rpl22 gene encoding large ribosomal subunit protein eL22; this translates as MAPIKKQVVRKQGGKRKKQILKFTLDCTHPVEDGIMDAANFEQFLQERIKVNGKAGSLGGGVVSIERSKSKIAVNSEVPFSKRYLKYLTKKYLKKNNLRDWLRVVANTKESYELRYFQINQDEEEEEDED